A stretch of the Capsicum annuum cultivar UCD-10X-F1 chromosome 10, UCD10Xv1.1, whole genome shotgun sequence genome encodes the following:
- the LOC107844437 gene encoding uncharacterized protein LOC107844437 has protein sequence MGYKLWYSESVRYYNGVGILVDEELRMQVMEFMRVNDRMMKIKLVIGGFALHVCSVYAPQVGVGEEVKVSFWEELDEVVRTMPSSEKIVIARDFNGHIGALPGGYDNVYGGFGFGDRNGEGAALLDFARVFGLVIVNLSFLKKEDHLITFCSAIAKTQIDFLLLRKGDRGLYKDCKFISINALEIGEKVVEKEVWESRGDVDTMWDRAASGITETTKKGVGLYKLAKARKRKSQDLDQVKYIRGDGSVLMENVHIKKRWQEYFYRLLNEEGDRGIVLGELENSEESRDFRFYSHFKVEEVKKAIRTIQRGRAMEPNEISVDFWKYVSEVSLR, from the exons ATGGGGTACAAGCTATGGTATTCGGAAAGTGTGAGGTATTATAATGGAGTaggcatcttagtggatgaggagcttagaATGCAGGTGATGGAGTTTATGAGGGTCAATGATAGGATGATGaagattaagttggtcattgggggttTTGCGTTGCATGTGTGTAGTGTGTATGCACCGCAGGTGGGCGTGGGAGAGGAGGTGAAAGTGAGTTTTTGGGAGGagttggatgaggtggtgaggacAATGCCTAGTTCAGAGAAGATTGTCATAGCAAGGGACTTCAATGGCCACATTGGGGCCTTACCGGGAGGATATGACAATGTCtatggaggttttggtttcggTGATAGAAATGGTGAGGGAGctgctctgttggattttgcgagggtCTTTGGGCTAGTGATAGTGAATTTGAGTTTTctaaagaaggaggatcacctgattaccttctGCAGTGCAATAGCcaagacccaaattgactttctgctgcttaggaagggggataggggGCTATACAAGGATTGTAAATTCATTTCGA TTAATGCTCTAGAGATAGGGGAAAAGGTAGTAGAAAAGGAGGTGTGGGAGAGCAGGGGGGATGTGGATactatgtgggatagggctgctaGTGGCATCACGGAGACAACCAAAAAAGGTGTTGG GTTGTACAAACTTGCTAAAGCTAGGAAACGGAAGAGCCAagacctcgatcaagtgaagtaCATTAGGGGGGATGGTAGTGTTTTGATGGAGAAcgttcacattaagaagagatggcaggagtacTTTTATAGACTTTTGAACGAGGAGGGAGATAGAGGCATTGTGTTGGGGGAATTGGAGAACTCAGAGGAGAGCCGTGATTTTAGATTCTATAGTcattttaaggttgaggaggttaaaAAGGCTATTCGTACGATACAGAGGGGTAGGGCGATGGAGCCCAATgagatttcggtggatttttggaagtatgttAGTGAGGTCAGTTTAAGGTAG